One Tiliqua scincoides isolate rTilSci1 chromosome 9, rTilSci1.hap2, whole genome shotgun sequence DNA segment encodes these proteins:
- the CDK10 gene encoding cyclin-dependent kinase 10, giving the protein MAEQGSSEQEPEALRLKRLRGGGFFAVPEAHRLGRCRSVKEFEKLNRIGEGTYGIVYRARDTQTDEIVALKKVRMDKEKDGIPISSLREITLLLKLQHPNIVELKEVVVGNHLESIFLVMGYCEQDLASLLENMQAPFSEAQVKCIILQVLKGLQYLHDNFIIHRDLKVSNLLMTDKGCVKTADFGLARAYRVPLRPMTPKVVTLWYRAPELLLGTTTQTTAIDMWAVGCILAELLAHKPLLPGSSEIQQIDLIVQLLGTPSETIWPGFSKLPLVSQYTLRKQPYNNLKHKFPWLSEAGLRLLNFLFMYDPKKRATAGDCLESSYFKEKPLPCEPELMPTFPHHRNKRAAPSASTECVGKRSRP; this is encoded by the exons ATGGCGGAACAAGGGTCCTCTGAGCAGGAACCGGAGGCTTTGCGGCTGAAGCGGCTGCGCGGCGGCGGCTTCTTCGCGGTGCCGGAAGCGCACCGG CTGGGAAGATGTCGGAGTGTGAAGGAGTTTGAGAAGCTCAATCGGATTGGAGAAGGGACCTACGGCATCGTGT ATCGTGCCCGGGACACCCAGACTGATGAGATTGTGGCACTGAAGAAGGTGCGGATGGACAAAGAGAAAGATG GAATCCCCATCAGCAGCCTGCGAGAGATAACCCTGCTCCTGAAGCTCCAGCACCCCAACATTGTGGAGctgaaggaggtggtggtggggaatcacCTGGAAAG CATTTTCCTGGTGATGGGCTACTGTGAACAGGACCTCGCCAGCCTCCTGGAGAACATGCAGGCCCCCTTCTCGGAAGCTCAG gTGAAGTGCATCATCCTCCAGGTGCTGAAGGGCCTCCAGTACCTGCATGACAACTTCATCATCCACAG GGACCTGAAGGTGTCCAACTTGCTCATGACTGACAAAGGCTGTGTGAAGACAG CGGATTTTGGGCTGGCTCGTGCCTATCGAGTGCCCCTGAGGCCCATGACACCCAAAGTGGTCACGCTCTG GTACCGAGCACCGGAGCTCCTTCTGGGAACAACAACACAGACCACCGCTATAGACATGTG GGCAGTGGGCTGCATCCTGGCAGAGTTGCTGGCCCATAAGCCGTTGCTCCCGGGAAGCTCAGAGATCCAGCAGATTGACCTGATTGTACAGCTCTTGGGCACACCCAGTGAGACCATCTGGCCG GGCTTCTCCAAGCTGCCACTGGTGAGCCAGTATACCTTGCGCAAGCAGCCCTACAATAATCTGAAACACAAATTCCCATGGCTGTCGGAGGCTGGGCTTCGCCTACTCAACTTCCTCTTCATGTATGACCCCAAGAAAAG AGCAACGGCTGGAGATTGCCTGGAGAGCTCCTACTTCAAGGAGAAGCCTCTGC CCTGCGAGCCTGAGCTCATGCCAACCTTTCCCCACCATCGTAACAAACGGGCTGCCCCAAGTGCCAGTACTGAGTGTGTGGGCAAGCGCAGCCGACCCTGA